One genomic window of Pigmentiphaga litoralis includes the following:
- a CDS encoding LysR family transcriptional regulator, which translates to MNLNLRQVEAFVQLARLGGFSRAAAQLHVSQAGLSILIRKLEDKLAMKLVERTTRSVSLTPAGHEILPMAERMLADAEAILSSSRGIVAQHSGRIALALPPMLAGTVLPEVLKRFRDDHPRVAVAFRECVNEELIGRIYARDVEFGLAFGVQASSELVCQPVLEDELAVACLATHRLARKRVVRWRDLAGEPIITHATGSIARTLTENAFMEAGLLLTPAYEATNSLTALALAAEGLGLAVVSSASTPAAMSGSLVLKVLREPLVKRHLQLVTRRGAVLSPPALAFVEVFAGCMKAARSGARL; encoded by the coding sequence ATGAATCTGAATCTTCGGCAAGTGGAAGCCTTTGTGCAGCTGGCGCGGCTGGGCGGCTTTTCGCGCGCGGCGGCGCAACTGCATGTCAGCCAGGCCGGCTTGAGCATCCTGATCCGCAAGCTGGAAGACAAGCTGGCCATGAAGCTCGTCGAGCGCACCACGCGCAGCGTCAGCCTCACGCCCGCCGGCCACGAAATCCTGCCCATGGCCGAACGCATGCTGGCCGATGCCGAAGCCATCCTGTCCAGCAGCCGCGGCATCGTCGCGCAGCACTCCGGCCGCATCGCGCTCGCCCTGCCGCCCATGCTGGCCGGCACGGTGCTGCCCGAGGTGCTGAAACGATTTCGCGACGACCATCCCCGCGTCGCCGTCGCGTTCCGCGAATGCGTGAACGAAGAACTGATCGGCCGCATCTACGCGCGCGACGTGGAATTCGGCCTGGCCTTCGGCGTGCAAGCCAGCAGCGAACTGGTGTGCCAACCCGTGCTGGAAGACGAACTGGCCGTGGCCTGCCTGGCCACCCATCGCCTGGCCCGCAAACGCGTGGTGCGTTGGCGCGACCTGGCCGGCGAACCCATCATCACCCACGCCACCGGCAGCATCGCCCGCACCCTGACCGAAAACGCCTTCATGGAAGCCGGGCTGCTGCTGACCCCGGCTTATGAAGCGACGAATTCCTTGACGGCGCTGGCGCTGGCCGCCGAGGGCCTGGGCCTGGCGGTGGTGTCATCGGCCAGCACGCCCGCGGCCATGTCGGGGTCGCTGGTGCTGAAGGTGCTGCGAGAACCTTTGGTGAAGCGGCACCTGCAATTGGTGACCCGCCGCGGCGCAGTACTGTCGCCGCCGGCGCTGGCGTTTGTGGAAGTGTTTGCGGGGTGCATGAAGGCGGCGCGATCGGGGGCCAGACTGTGA
- the ribBA gene encoding bifunctional 3,4-dihydroxy-2-butanone-4-phosphate synthase/GTP cyclohydrolase II has protein sequence MVILVDEEDRENEGDLVMAAEHVTPEAINFMARYGRGLICLTLTEQRCRQLALPLMVSANGTKHGTNFTVSIEAATGVTTGISAADRARTVQVAVARDTKPSDLVQPGHIFPLKAANGGVLMRAGHTEAGCDLTALAGLTPASVICEVLNEDGTMARLPDLIEFSKQHGLKIGTIADLIQYRSEHESMVQRVAERVIHTVHGDFRCVLYRDTPSGAPHLALVHGTIQPDRETLVRVHEPTSVLDLLEVDKSTHSWSVPAALEAIAAAESGVVILLNCDGAAGDLFQEFQQLTDMDRTGARTGTAPVRVDLRTYGIGAQILKDLDVCQMKLLAQPRKMPSMAGFSLTVTGYEAGHDSHSAQDDAAS, from the coding sequence ATGGTGATCCTGGTCGACGAAGAAGACCGTGAAAACGAAGGCGACCTGGTCATGGCCGCCGAGCACGTCACCCCCGAAGCCATCAATTTCATGGCGCGTTATGGCCGCGGCCTGATCTGCCTGACCCTGACCGAACAGCGCTGCCGCCAGCTGGCCCTGCCGTTGATGGTCAGCGCCAACGGCACCAAGCACGGCACCAACTTTACGGTGTCGATCGAAGCGGCCACCGGCGTGACCACCGGCATTTCGGCCGCCGACCGCGCCCGCACCGTGCAGGTGGCCGTGGCCCGCGACACCAAGCCTTCCGACCTGGTGCAGCCTGGCCACATCTTTCCGCTCAAGGCCGCCAACGGCGGGGTGCTGATGCGCGCCGGCCATACCGAAGCCGGGTGCGACCTGACGGCGCTGGCCGGCCTGACGCCCGCCTCGGTGATCTGCGAAGTGCTGAACGAAGACGGCACCATGGCGCGGCTGCCCGACCTGATCGAATTTTCGAAGCAGCACGGCCTGAAGATCGGCACGATTGCCGACCTGATCCAGTACCGCAGCGAACACGAATCCATGGTGCAGCGGGTGGCCGAACGGGTGATCCACACCGTGCATGGCGACTTCCGCTGCGTGCTGTATCGCGACACGCCCAGCGGCGCGCCGCACCTGGCCCTGGTCCACGGCACCATCCAGCCCGACCGCGAAACGCTGGTGCGGGTGCATGAACCCACGTCGGTGCTGGACCTGCTGGAAGTCGACAAGAGCACGCACAGCTGGAGCGTGCCGGCCGCGCTGGAAGCGATCGCGGCGGCCGAATCCGGCGTCGTGATCCTGCTCAACTGCGATGGCGCCGCCGGTGACCTGTTCCAGGAATTCCAGCAATTGACCGACATGGACCGCACTGGCGCACGCACCGGGACCGCCCCCGTGCGTGTCGACCTGCGCACCTACGGCATTGGCGCCCAGATCCTGAAAGATCTCGATGTCTGCCAGATGAAGCTGCTTGCGCAGCCGCGCAAGATGCCCAGCATGGCAGGCTTTTCCCTTACCGTGACCGGCTATGAAGCCGGTCATGACTCTCACTCCGCACAGGACGATGCCGCATCATGA
- the nusB gene encoding transcription antitermination factor NusB has product MNDSTQRQNARSARRRAREFALQGMYEWLVKGGNPEEAGEIDAHMRDAEGFDEADLAHYRALLHGAVRDAAVLREKFAPFLDRPVHELSPVEHGILLIGAYELSTHVEIPYKVVINEAVELAKSFGGTDGFKFVNGVLDKLAAEVRPNEVQSLRR; this is encoded by the coding sequence ATGAATGACAGCACCCAACGGCAGAACGCGCGCAGCGCACGCCGTCGTGCGCGCGAGTTCGCCCTGCAAGGCATGTACGAATGGCTGGTGAAAGGGGGCAACCCTGAAGAAGCCGGCGAAATCGACGCCCACATGCGCGACGCCGAAGGTTTCGACGAAGCCGACCTGGCGCACTACCGCGCGCTGCTGCACGGCGCGGTGCGTGACGCCGCCGTGCTGCGCGAAAAGTTCGCGCCGTTCCTGGACCGCCCGGTCCATGAACTGTCGCCGGTCGAACACGGCATTCTGCTGATCGGCGCGTACGAGCTGTCGACCCACGTCGAGATCCCGTACAAGGTCGTCATCAACGAGGCCGTGGAACTGGCCAAGTCGTTTGGCGGCACCGACGGCTTCAAGTTCGTGAACGGCGTGCTGGACAAGCTGGCGGCCGAAGTGCGGCCCAACGAAGTGCAGTCCCTGCGTCGCTGA
- a CDS encoding LysR family transcriptional regulator: protein MGPGNRPLDIEWLEDFVTLAETGSFSRAAEARTIAQPAFSRHIRALEEWVGADLVDRGAHPATLTAAGKRFLPLTEDVLARLIAARIKARMAHDQSVASLRFAATHALSLGYFPQWLGRIEAQGALGPIEMMSDSTLGCEELMLQRRAQFLMCYAHDAVPNRLDEAGVAWVKLEDDLLAPVSAVDAHGAPRFRLDQGTSLPLLAYSDASGVGRIMRGRLRAVSAKDAPFHTVFTGHHALVLKSLALEGRGLAWLPTRLIAEELASGRLAVTGGEPWQLPLEIRLYRQPVVMSDAAEALWATVGAVAKA, encoded by the coding sequence ATGGGACCCGGCAACCGGCCCCTCGACATCGAGTGGCTCGAAGACTTCGTGACCTTGGCCGAGACCGGCAGTTTTTCGCGTGCGGCCGAAGCGCGCACCATCGCGCAGCCCGCGTTCAGCCGCCACATCCGTGCACTGGAAGAATGGGTGGGCGCCGACCTGGTGGACCGCGGCGCGCATCCGGCCACGCTGACCGCCGCGGGCAAACGCTTTCTTCCCCTGACTGAAGACGTGCTCGCCCGCCTGATCGCCGCCCGCATCAAGGCACGCATGGCGCACGACCAGAGCGTGGCCAGCCTGCGCTTTGCGGCCACGCATGCGCTGTCGCTGGGCTACTTTCCGCAATGGCTGGGGCGCATCGAAGCGCAGGGTGCGCTGGGGCCGATCGAGATGATGTCGGACAGCACCCTGGGCTGCGAAGAACTGATGCTGCAGCGGCGCGCGCAATTCCTGATGTGCTATGCGCACGACGCGGTGCCGAACCGGCTGGATGAAGCGGGTGTGGCGTGGGTGAAGCTGGAAGACGACCTGCTGGCGCCCGTGTCGGCGGTGGACGCGCACGGGGCGCCCCGTTTCAGGCTTGACCAGGGCACGTCATTGCCCTTGCTGGCCTACAGCGATGCGTCGGGCGTGGGCCGCATCATGCGGGGCCGCTTGCGGGCCGTGTCCGCCAAGGATGCGCCTTTTCACACGGTGTTTACCGGCCACCACGCATTGGTGCTGAAAAGCCTGGCGCTGGAAGGACGGGGCCTGGCCTGGCTGCCCACGCGGCTGATTGCCGAGGAACTGGCCAGCGGCCGCCTGGCGGTGACGGGGGGCGAGCCCTGGCAGTTGCCGCTGGAGATCCGGCTGTATCGCCAGCCGGTGGTGATGTCGGACGCGGCCGAAGCCTTGTGGGCGACGGTCGGGGCGGTGGCGAAGGCGTAG
- a CDS encoding CinA family protein has protein sequence MFDPKTLILAEQVVNRLTVGGRVLATAESCTGGLVAGAITAIAGSSACFDRGYVTYSNDAKSQEIGVREDTLKAHGAVSEATALEMAIGALEGSQANVAVSTTGIAGPGGATEGKPVGMVCFAWAWDSPEGRCTRMLTDVFPGDRTDVREAAVQVALRGLLDMPAV, from the coding sequence ATGTTCGATCCCAAGACCCTGATACTGGCCGAACAGGTCGTCAATCGTCTGACCGTGGGCGGGCGCGTGCTGGCCACGGCCGAATCGTGCACGGGCGGCCTCGTGGCCGGCGCCATCACCGCGATTGCGGGGTCCAGCGCCTGCTTTGACCGGGGTTATGTCACCTACAGCAACGACGCCAAGTCGCAGGAAATCGGTGTGCGGGAAGACACCCTGAAGGCGCACGGCGCGGTCAGCGAAGCCACGGCGCTGGAGATGGCCATTGGCGCCCTGGAAGGCAGCCAGGCCAATGTGGCCGTGTCCACCACCGGCATTGCGGGACCCGGGGGCGCGACGGAAGGCAAGCCGGTCGGCATGGTGTGTTTTGCCTGGGCCTGGGACAGTCCCGAAGGCCGCTGCACCCGCATGCTGACCGACGTGTTCCCCGGCGACCGCACCGACGTGCGCGAAGCGGCCGTCCAAGTCGCGCTGCGGGGACTGCTGGACATGCCGGCGGTGTAA
- a CDS encoding SDR family NAD(P)-dependent oxidoreductase, protein MPNDVESGAGTGEGTATRHAVVTGSSSGIGKAIATGLLAEGWQVSGLDVAPPTIDHAGFRSMTVDLRNVDAMVAAARELTDVAAFVHAAGVLRVGALGQLDAAAGALMWQLHVQAASVLADVLVPGMVERRHGRVVLLGSRVAQGMAGRSQYAATKAAMIALARSWAAEVAPYGVTINVVSPAATQTAMSNDPARAADAPRLPPIGRLIRPEEIASTVAFLLSPAAEAMTGQDIQLCGGASLVR, encoded by the coding sequence GTGCCGAATGATGTTGAATCCGGGGCGGGGACCGGAGAGGGTACGGCGACCCGACACGCCGTCGTCACCGGCAGCAGTTCCGGTATCGGCAAAGCCATTGCCACCGGACTGCTGGCCGAGGGCTGGCAGGTCAGCGGCCTGGACGTCGCACCGCCCACAATCGATCATGCGGGCTTCCGCTCGATGACCGTGGACCTGCGCAACGTCGACGCCATGGTCGCCGCCGCACGTGAGCTGACGGACGTTGCCGCCTTCGTCCATGCGGCAGGCGTGCTGCGCGTCGGCGCGCTCGGGCAACTGGATGCCGCAGCCGGCGCCCTGATGTGGCAGCTGCATGTGCAGGCGGCGTCCGTCCTGGCCGACGTGCTGGTCCCCGGCATGGTCGAACGCCGTCACGGCCGCGTCGTCCTGCTCGGCAGCCGCGTCGCCCAAGGCATGGCCGGCCGCAGCCAATACGCCGCCACCAAAGCCGCGATGATCGCGCTGGCCCGCAGCTGGGCCGCCGAAGTCGCCCCCTACGGTGTCACCATCAACGTCGTTTCCCCCGCCGCCACCCAGACGGCGATGTCGAACGACCCCGCCCGCGCCGCCGACGCGCCGCGCCTGCCGCCCATCGGCCGCCTGATCCGCCCCGAAGAAATCGCGTCCACCGTGGCCTTTCTGCTGTCCCCCGCGGCAGAGGCCATGACGGGGCAGGATATCCAGCTGTGCGGGGGCGCGTCGCTGGTGCGGTGA
- the thiL gene encoding thiamine-phosphate kinase has translation MADGEFDLIRRHFSRPAPPGVLGVGDDCALLPTQPGAMAISTDLLVEGRHFFSDVDPAALGHKSLAVNLSDLAAMGAQPAGFVLGLALPRIDHDFLAGFARGMYALADRHACPLIGGDTTRGQDGIVISITIFGTVAPDDALRRDGARPDDDIWVSGCLGDADIALRLLLGEDAFPPGADRSALLAATRRALEWPEPRLALGQGLRGVACAALDISDGLLQDLGHVLTASGVGARVDADAVPVSPAVAALPVPLRRLAALSGGDVYELCFTAAPGSRARVIAAAAAAGVPVTRIGQITAAPGLRLVDASGDPIDPLPHGGYDHFA, from the coding sequence ATGGCCGACGGCGAGTTCGACCTGATCCGCCGGCACTTCAGCCGGCCCGCCCCGCCCGGCGTTCTGGGCGTGGGCGACGATTGCGCGCTGCTGCCCACGCAGCCGGGCGCCATGGCGATCAGCACGGACCTGCTGGTGGAAGGCCGGCATTTCTTTTCCGATGTGGACCCGGCGGCGCTGGGCCACAAGTCCCTGGCGGTCAACCTGTCGGACCTGGCCGCCATGGGCGCCCAGCCCGCGGGCTTCGTGCTGGGGCTGGCGCTGCCCCGCATCGACCACGACTTCCTGGCCGGCTTTGCCAGGGGCATGTACGCCCTGGCCGACCGCCACGCCTGTCCGCTGATCGGTGGTGACACGACGCGCGGGCAGGACGGCATCGTCATCTCCATCACGATCTTTGGCACGGTGGCGCCCGATGACGCCCTGCGGCGCGACGGCGCGCGGCCGGACGACGACATCTGGGTGTCTGGCTGCCTGGGCGATGCGGATATTGCGCTGCGCTTGTTGCTGGGCGAAGACGCTTTCCCGCCGGGCGCAGACCGTTCCGCCCTGCTCGCCGCTACCCGCCGCGCCCTGGAATGGCCCGAGCCGCGCCTGGCGCTGGGGCAGGGCCTGCGCGGCGTGGCCTGCGCCGCGCTGGATATCTCCGACGGCCTGCTGCAGGACCTGGGCCATGTGCTCACGGCCAGCGGCGTGGGCGCGCGGGTCGATGCCGACGCCGTGCCTGTGTCGCCCGCGGTCGCGGCCCTGCCGGTCCCGTTGCGGCGCCTGGCGGCGCTGTCGGGCGGCGACGTGTATGAACTCTGTTTTACCGCCGCGCCTGGGTCCCGTGCCCGGGTGATCGCCGCCGCGGCGGCTGCCGGTGTTCCCGTCACCCGTATCGGCCAGATCACCGCCGCACCCGGCCTGCGCCTGGTCGATGCGTCGGGCGACCCGATCGATCCCCTGCCGCATGGCGGCTACGACCATTTCGCGTGA
- a CDS encoding SelT/SelW/SelH family protein, translating into MTETPATAAPAPRIAITYCTQCLWLLRAAWMAQELLSTFSTELGEVALIPGTGGIFQIHYDDTLIWDRKADGGFPEAKVLKQRVRDRLDPGRDMGHVDRT; encoded by the coding sequence ATGACCGAAACGCCCGCCACGGCTGCACCCGCCCCCCGCATCGCCATCACCTACTGCACCCAATGCCTGTGGCTGCTGCGCGCCGCCTGGATGGCGCAGGAACTGCTGTCCACGTTCAGCACGGAATTGGGCGAAGTCGCCCTGATCCCCGGCACCGGCGGCATCTTCCAGATCCACTACGACGACACCCTGATCTGGGACCGCAAGGCCGACGGCGGCTTTCCCGAAGCCAAGGTGCTGAAGCAACGCGTGCGCGACCGGCTGGATCCGGGACGGGACATGGGACACGTGGATCGCACGTGA
- a CDS encoding 3-isopropylmalate dehydratase large subunit codes for MGYTAIEKVMARTSGQAGVVAGDLVYPEPDMVMIHDGLVREAKGELDRIGIGRVAAPEKVMMVSDHDVVYGSARAAERGAFNRAAARQWQIANFYDAGRGGHGHIFPMEQGKVLPGMFYFDNDTHATNAGAVGAFGLRVGNEISRVLATGTTWVEVPKTVRLELRGRLGDGVHARDIGFYLARIVKAGLWDVDLDYRVLEYAGDLDAFGLGARVALCSTPTEMRAGGVFVPPSAAVLAYCRKHAQRPFDPVYSDDDAVFESRHSIALGDIAPQVCLPGNVGNAVDVGSAAGTPVSHAFIGSCGSGMYDDLAAAASVLKGRRIADGVRLFIVPGSEASMRRLLGDGLMQVFLDAGAMLLPAGCGPCNDAVVGPVAAGEVSISTATNNNAGRFGPTSARLFLGSPLTVAASAVTGCITDPREMTADTPLTRLAEAAYA; via the coding sequence GTGGGATACACCGCAATCGAAAAGGTGATGGCGCGCACGTCGGGTCAGGCGGGCGTGGTCGCCGGGGATCTGGTCTACCCCGAGCCGGACATGGTCATGATCCATGACGGCCTGGTGCGCGAAGCCAAGGGCGAACTGGACCGTATCGGGATCGGCCGCGTGGCGGCGCCCGAGAAGGTGATGATGGTCAGCGACCATGATGTCGTCTACGGCAGCGCGCGCGCCGCGGAACGCGGCGCCTTCAACCGCGCGGCGGCGCGCCAATGGCAGATCGCCAACTTCTATGATGCCGGCCGGGGCGGCCACGGGCACATCTTCCCGATGGAGCAGGGCAAGGTCCTGCCCGGCATGTTCTATTTCGATAACGACACCCACGCCACCAATGCGGGCGCGGTGGGGGCGTTCGGCCTGCGCGTGGGCAACGAGATTTCACGGGTGCTGGCGACTGGCACGACCTGGGTCGAGGTGCCGAAAACCGTCAGGCTGGAACTGCGGGGCCGCCTGGGTGACGGCGTGCATGCCCGCGACATCGGCTTCTATCTGGCGCGCATCGTCAAGGCCGGGTTGTGGGACGTGGACCTGGATTACCGGGTGCTGGAATATGCCGGCGATCTGGATGCCTTCGGGCTGGGCGCCCGCGTGGCGCTGTGCAGCACGCCGACCGAAATGCGGGCGGGCGGTGTGTTCGTGCCGCCGTCGGCCGCCGTACTGGCGTACTGCCGCAAGCACGCACAGCGCCCGTTCGACCCGGTCTACAGCGACGACGACGCCGTCTTTGAATCCCGCCATAGCATCGCGTTGGGCGATATCGCGCCGCAGGTGTGCCTGCCGGGCAATGTGGGCAATGCGGTCGACGTAGGCAGCGCGGCCGGCACGCCTGTCAGCCATGCGTTCATCGGGTCCTGCGGATCGGGCATGTATGACGATCTGGCCGCCGCGGCCAGTGTGCTGAAAGGACGGCGGATTGCCGATGGCGTGCGGCTGTTCATCGTGCCCGGGTCGGAAGCGTCCATGCGCCGCCTGCTGGGCGACGGGCTGATGCAGGTGTTCCTGGACGCCGGCGCCATGTTGCTGCCGGCAGGCTGTGGTCCCTGTAATGACGCGGTCGTCGGCCCGGTGGCGGCAGGTGAAGTGTCGATCTCGACGGCAACCAACAACAATGCGGGCCGCTTTGGGCCGACCAGTGCGCGCCTGTTCCTGGGGAGTCCGCTGACGGTGGCGGCGTCGGCCGTCACGGGCTGCATCACTGACCCGCGCGAGATGACGGCGGACACGCCGCTGACGCGTCTGGCGGAGGCGGCCTATGCCTGA
- a CDS encoding phosphatidylglycerophosphatase A family protein yields MAESSTKNLLVQPTFGWMRLKLSRLIAFGFGSGLIKPAPGTWGTLLAWLLWQPVSMITSPGAMALFLLLAFGIGVWACDRVGRELGVADYSGLVWDEVVAFWVVLWLIPDTAVAQAFGFLLFRLFDILKPPPIAYFDKRFKSGLGVMWDDLVAAFYAVLVFALVSRVFG; encoded by the coding sequence ATGGCTGAATCGTCCACCAAGAATCTGCTCGTCCAGCCCACGTTCGGGTGGATGCGCCTCAAACTGAGCCGCCTGATTGCCTTCGGTTTTGGCAGCGGCCTGATCAAGCCCGCGCCCGGCACCTGGGGCACGCTGCTGGCCTGGCTGCTGTGGCAGCCCGTGTCCATGATCACGTCCCCCGGGGCGATGGCCCTTTTCTTGCTGCTGGCCTTTGGCATCGGCGTGTGGGCCTGTGACCGGGTCGGCCGTGAACTGGGCGTGGCCGACTACAGCGGCCTGGTCTGGGACGAGGTCGTCGCATTCTGGGTCGTGCTGTGGCTGATTCCGGATACGGCGGTGGCGCAGGCGTTCGGCTTCCTGCTGTTCCGTCTGTTCGATATCCTGAAACCGCCGCCGATCGCGTATTTCGACAAGCGGTTCAAGAGCGGCCTGGGCGTGATGTGGGACGATCTGGTGGCCGCGTTCTACGCCGTGCTGGTGTTTGCGCTGGTGTCGCGCGTATTCGGCTGA
- a CDS encoding dihydrodipicolinate synthase family protein, translated as MPSITNYHGIIPAISCPFTPDHRIDEPALRKLASWLAGHDGVVAIMTNGHTGEVFSLTPAERAEVTRIVASELEGKMPVISSIVCEGVVEAAEHARAAQAAGAKALDVMPPHHWLRFGFTPGHALEYFDAIHRAAPELDLVCHVYPAWTRASYSSQLLADLARLPYLAAFKVGQRDMNKYARDIQAIRDADASKAILTCHDEYLLASMVQGVDGALVGFATFIPQLIIDLWNAVKAGDLKKAQEVQALITPLKDAVYGGGEPTGEAHARMKAGMYLAGVIEDPTVRPPTEAPTAADNEALRVGLRKAGLLKR; from the coding sequence ATGCCCTCGATCACCAATTACCACGGAATCATCCCCGCCATTTCGTGCCCGTTCACGCCCGATCACCGCATTGACGAACCCGCGCTGCGCAAGCTGGCGTCGTGGCTCGCCGGCCATGACGGCGTGGTCGCGATCATGACCAACGGTCATACAGGGGAAGTGTTTTCCCTGACGCCGGCCGAGCGCGCCGAGGTCACCCGCATCGTTGCGTCGGAACTGGAAGGCAAGATGCCCGTGATCTCGTCCATCGTGTGCGAAGGCGTGGTCGAAGCCGCCGAACATGCCCGCGCCGCCCAGGCTGCCGGCGCCAAGGCGCTGGACGTCATGCCGCCGCATCACTGGCTGCGCTTCGGCTTCACGCCAGGCCATGCGCTGGAATACTTCGACGCCATCCACCGCGCGGCCCCCGAACTGGACCTGGTGTGCCACGTCTACCCGGCTTGGACGCGGGCGTCCTACTCGTCGCAACTGCTGGCCGACCTGGCCCGCCTGCCTTACCTGGCGGCCTTCAAGGTGGGCCAGCGTGACATGAACAAATATGCCCGCGACATCCAGGCGATCCGCGACGCCGATGCCAGCAAGGCCATCCTGACCTGCCATGATGAATACCTGCTGGCATCGATGGTGCAGGGCGTGGATGGCGCACTGGTCGGCTTCGCGACCTTCATCCCGCAACTGATCATCGACCTGTGGAATGCCGTGAAGGCCGGCGACCTGAAGAAGGCGCAGGAAGTGCAGGCGCTGATCACCCCCTTGAAGGACGCGGTGTACGGCGGCGGCGAGCCGACCGGTGAAGCTCATGCCCGCATGAAGGCCGGCATGTACCTGGCCGGTGTGATTGAAGACCCGACAGTGCGCCCGCCCACGGAAGCGCCGACCGCTGCCGACAACGAGGCGCTGCGAGTTGGGCTGCGCAAGGCAGGGCTGCTGAAGCGCTAG
- a CDS encoding Bug family tripartite tricarboxylate transporter substrate binding protein, with translation MLRTLAARALVAAFALIPATAALADTWPSKQVRMLIPFPPGGTLDTVGRLLAQKLTEQTGQQFVVENRAGGNGIIGADAVAKAPADGYTLLFNASTFTTTPMTMKAPFDVVKDFQPVALVAQAPLAVAVNKDLPFNDVKGMLAYAKANPGKLSFAIGSTGSAGQLATELLRRAGDMEYLVVPYKGSAPAYQGLVGGMISGFIDPILGSMSYYKGGMLKILAVTSKSRVRTLPDVPTVGETIPGYEFYSWYGLWGPSKLPMDIAKKLNVEVNKALAGDMRDRLEQQGLVLQPGSIDDFVAFQRDDMARSLKIVTEGNIRAE, from the coding sequence ATGCTACGCACCCTTGCTGCGCGCGCCCTTGTGGCCGCCTTTGCCCTGATTCCCGCCACCGCGGCCCTGGCCGACACGTGGCCGTCCAAGCAGGTCCGCATGCTGATTCCCTTCCCGCCGGGCGGCACGCTCGACACCGTGGGCCGCCTGCTGGCCCAGAAACTGACCGAACAGACCGGCCAGCAATTCGTGGTGGAAAACCGCGCGGGCGGCAACGGCATCATCGGTGCAGACGCGGTGGCCAAGGCCCCCGCCGACGGCTACACGCTGCTGTTCAACGCTTCGACGTTCACCACCACGCCGATGACCATGAAAGCCCCGTTCGACGTCGTCAAGGACTTCCAGCCGGTTGCGCTGGTGGCCCAGGCGCCGCTGGCCGTCGCCGTCAACAAAGACCTGCCCTTCAACGACGTCAAGGGCATGCTGGCCTATGCCAAGGCCAACCCCGGCAAGCTCAGCTTCGCCATCGGGTCGACCGGATCGGCCGGCCAGCTCGCCACCGAGTTGCTGCGCCGCGCAGGCGACATGGAATACCTGGTCGTGCCCTACAAAGGCTCCGCGCCTGCGTACCAGGGACTGGTCGGCGGCATGATTTCCGGCTTCATCGACCCGATCCTGGGGTCCATGTCCTACTACAAAGGCGGCATGCTGAAGATCCTGGCCGTCACCTCCAAATCACGCGTCCGCACGCTGCCCGACGTGCCCACCGTTGGCGAGACCATCCCGGGCTACGAGTTCTACAGCTGGTACGGCCTGTGGGGTCCGTCCAAGCTGCCGATGGATATCGCCAAAAAGCTCAACGTGGAAGTGAACAAGGCCCTGGCCGGCGACATGCGCGACCGGCTCGAACAGCAGGGCCTGGTGCTGCAACCCGGTTCGATCGACGACTTCGTGGCCTTTCAACGCGATGACATGGCGCGGTCGCTCAAGATCGTGACCGAGGGGAATATTCGTGCCGAATGA
- the ribH gene encoding 6,7-dimethyl-8-ribityllumazine synthase: MNPYTLTPDLNGEGLHICVVRARFNENIGEIELDACLAELGKLGVDEQDIMVVSVPGALELGVTLAQLANTGEFDALIALGAVVRGETYHFEVVSNESAAAITRVSLETGIAIANGVLTVDTEAQALERAEVKGRDCAQAAVEMANLLAGLEPEEDDEDDEDPRFVDEDDQDE, translated from the coding sequence ATGAATCCCTATACCCTCACTCCCGATCTGAACGGCGAAGGGCTGCACATCTGCGTGGTCCGTGCGCGCTTCAATGAAAACATCGGCGAAATCGAACTGGATGCCTGCCTGGCCGAACTCGGCAAGCTGGGCGTCGACGAACAGGACATCATGGTCGTGTCCGTGCCTGGCGCACTGGAACTGGGCGTGACCCTGGCGCAACTGGCCAACACCGGCGAATTCGACGCCCTGATCGCGCTGGGCGCGGTGGTGCGCGGCGAGACCTATCACTTCGAAGTGGTCAGCAATGAAAGCGCCGCCGCCATCACGCGCGTGTCGCTCGAAACCGGCATTGCGATCGCCAACGGCGTGCTGACCGTCGACACCGAAGCCCAGGCGCTGGAACGCGCCGAGGTCAAGGGCCGCGATTGCGCCCAGGCCGCCGTTGAAATGGCGAACCTGCTGGCCGGCCTGGAGCCGGAAGAAGACGACGAGGACGACGAAGATCCCCGTTTTGTTGACGAGGACGACCAGGATGAATGA